The proteins below are encoded in one region of Chrysemys picta bellii isolate R12L10 chromosome 4, ASM1138683v2, whole genome shotgun sequence:
- the LOC112061356 gene encoding uncharacterized protein LOC112061356 produces the protein MWLLVCVSLLQLPLLGSSPDRGGCLKRIGEFSVLQQPLRVVKEAGDSVEMNCTLALPPGHPRPSSVLVTWHRGLRGDGLTGTVKLSEVEELRGRVETAWLENVSASTLHIHTLQCNDSALYLCLFVVFSSAQPCVLEGNGTRLMVTGFSTPGNTTRPGPHRSALASWQVLSLGLGALGIVAGAFLLCLHRNRTGLASRVLHTSPRAGAGDCAGHSLRLMKESPSEGEEITYAELSIRPQTQRRVPRVNSRMTAEEITYTDRRIQPPTQSRTRRASSPARSPSDTVYAVVRKGRADSFLY, from the exons ATGTGGCTCCTAGTGTGCGtgtccctcctgcagctcccgctCCTGGGCAGCTCCCCGGACAGGG gcGGGTGTCTGAAGCGGATCGGTGAGTTCTCCGTCCTGCAGCAGCCCCTGCGGGTGGTGAAGGAAGCCGGAGACTCCGTAGAGATGAACTGCACCCTGGCGCTGCCCCCGGGACACCCCAGACCCAGCAGCGTCCTCGTCACCTGGCACAGGGGGCTCAGAGGGGACGGGCTGACGGGCACGGTGAAGCTCTCCGAGGTGGAGGAGCTGCGAGGGCGGGTGGAGACGGCGTGGCTGGAGAACGTCTCTGCCAGCACCCTACACATCCACACCCTGCAGTGCAACGACTCGGCCCTCTACCTGTGCCTCTTCGTCGTCTTCTCCTCGGCCCAGCCCTGCGTCCTAGAGGGGAACGGGACCCGCCTGATGGTGACAG GTTTCTCCACTCCGGGAAACACGACCCGGCCCGGCCCACATCGCAGCGCGCTGGCCAGCTGGCAGGTTCTCTCCTTGGGCCTGGGAGCCTTGGGGATTGTAGCGGGCGCCTTCCTGCTGTGTCTGCACAGAAACAGGACAG GGCTTGCTTCCAGAGTGCTGCACACATCACCTCGTGCTGGGGCAGGCGACTGCGCTGGTCACAGCCTTCGGCTGATGAAG GAGTCTCCGAGTGAGGGAGAAGAGATCACGTATGCAGAGCTGAGTATCCGACCACAGACTCAGAGGAGAGTGCCGAGGGTAAATTCCCGAATGACGGCAGAAGAGATCACGTACACCGATCGCCGCATCCAGCCGCCGACACAGAGCAGAACGAGAAGAGCAAGTTCCCCAGCAAGGTCTCCCTCCGACACGGTTTACGCTGTGGTTAGAAAGGGCAGAGCAGACAGCTTTCTGTATTGA